Within the Micromonospora citrea genome, the region GCCGGTGGCGCCCCAACGGGCGCGGTGGGCGGCCACGGCGATCTGCAGGCCGAAGCCGGGCACCGCCGCGATGGCCGCGAGGGCGAGCACGGTGGCCAGCGCGCCCAGCTCGGCGGCGGCCAGCCGGCGGGCCCCCAGCACCGGGACCAGGTAGGCCAGCCCGTTGGTCAGCATGCTCGCGGCGGTGACGGCGACACCCGCCGCGCCCAGCCGCACGGCGCCGGCGTCGGTGTCCGTGGTCCGGGCCATGTCACCCCACACGTCGCGCTGCTGTCCGGCGCGGGCCGTGCGCGTCGCGGCCGGCGGAGCGGCCGGAACGGGCCCGACCCCGGGTGACGGTACCGGTCAGTAGGGTATTGCGTCAGCCCTCTGCCCATCCGCTCGGGAAACGTCTAGTGTGCTGGCCCATGGCGTCGACGCGCGTGACCACAGCAGCCACCTCCGGGCTGGCGGCGGTCCTCCCCGAACGGCTCGTCGCGGCCGGGATCCGGCGGGTCTATCCCCGGGTCGAGCCGGAGTTGGCCCGGCTGGCCGGGTTCGTCCCGCGCGGCGGCACGGCCGTGGACGTCGGCGCCTGGTACGGCCCGTGGACGGCCCGGCTGCTCCGGCGCGCCGACCGGGTGGTGGCGGTGGAGCCCACCCCACCGCTGGCCCGGCAGCTGCGGGCGGCGTTCCCGACCGTCGAGGTCGTCGAGGCGGCCGTGTCGGACCACGACGGCACCGCGTCGCTCTATCTGCCCGAGGGCGGGGCGATCGTCGGCACCTCGTCGTTGGAGGATCCGCGGCAGGGCGAGCCGGTGAAGGTCCGCCGGATCACGCTCGACTCGCTCGGCCTGACCGACGTGCGCTTCGTGAAGCTGGACATCGAGGGGCACGAGCTGCCGGCGTTGCGGGGGGCGGCGGAGACGATCCGCCGGGACCGGCCGGTGCTGCTCATCGAGGTGGAGGAGCGCATCCAGCCGGTCACGCCGCTGCTGGAGCTGCTCACCGGCTGGGGCTACCGGGGGTACGTGCTGCCGGGGCGGGACTGGCTGCCGCTGGCCGACTTCGACCTCGGCGGGCACCAGCGCGCGGCGATCGCCCGGATCGACCAGAGCTTCGCCCGCCGGGTGCTCTGGCCGCGCCCCCGCTACGTCAACTCGGTGCTGTTCCGCCCCGAGTGAAGCCGGTGTCCGGCACCCTCGGGTGGACGAAGCGGCCCTCGCCGAGCCAGCGGCTGAGTTCCCGCAGCCGGTCGGCCGTGGGGGCGTCGAGATCGACTCCGGGGAGGCTTCCGGCCAGTTCCTGACCGCAAGTCGAGGCAGGATGTCGACATGGCGAACACCAGCTCACGGACCCTCCGACTGCTCTCGCTGCTGCAGAACCACCGGCACTGGTCAGGGTCGGAGCTGGCCGACCGGCTCGGGGTCTCCGAGCGGACGCTGCGCCGCGACGTCGAGCGGCTGCGCGAACTCGGCTACCCGGTCGGCGCGACCCGGGGCACCGACGGCGGCTACCAGCTCGCGCCCGGCGCCGTCCTGCCGCCGCTGCTGCTGGACGACGAGGAGGCGGTGGCCCTCGCGGTGGGCG harbors:
- a CDS encoding FkbM family methyltransferase — encoded protein: MASTRVTTAATSGLAAVLPERLVAAGIRRVYPRVEPELARLAGFVPRGGTAVDVGAWYGPWTARLLRRADRVVAVEPTPPLARQLRAAFPTVEVVEAAVSDHDGTASLYLPEGGAIVGTSSLEDPRQGEPVKVRRITLDSLGLTDVRFVKLDIEGHELPALRGAAETIRRDRPVLLIEVEERIQPVTPLLELLTGWGYRGYVLPGRDWLPLADFDLGGHQRAAIARIDQSFARRVLWPRPRYVNSVLFRPE